cagctatttccaagaactaaatattggtgaattttctcctgggtgatcgaaggcatagctgcaagatcagttgaccattgacttatatcttcgtgtgttctttcctccacttcttcgtccctctcggcatttgttaattctttaaaaacaggtcttggtaccacacaagagctttgagaaaagctaggcccaagatctgtagagcttaaaattatatctaaatctgtatccttatttattacttccatttcgacttctttcactcctaaaacctcactaactaacaatatttaaatgtttacatcaataacacgggttttggataagggagataatgattttcttgaggagatttgaaaattatcacaaacaataacggctttttgttattatcgccacaataaaaagaatgctgttatttatttacaaactctcgcttctgggagggaaaactgtagaatacaactaccataatgcattgcgaattagccgtatagagggaacggggaattggCCAAACAAAAAACGTACAGTTTGAAATTACCTGTTTGGCTTCGGAACTTTTTGTTGACTTTCTGCAGTGTCCGCCGTAAACCTTTTCCAGTTTCTCAAGTGATACAGGACAACTTTGTTCAGTCCTAAGAAAAAGACGGACAGTAATACGTATATATGTTGCCGCAAATTTCGCAGCAAAGGCAGAACATTTTTCGAAATATCTAACTAACTTGGAATAATTGTGTTTAAGCAAAGATAACACATGTTCTGTATCAACGCCACGTTCTTGCTTTAGCAGAGGTTTCAACTGTGCTGTCTGATCGCTATTCAGTCGTTGAGGGTTTGAACGAACTTCATTCGTCGATGAATCAAACAAATCTTTTACAACTGTCTTTTGAAAGGCGTTTTGATTACGCAATGACAGATGATCTACATCCTCAGGTATTACATGTTGAAAAGAAGCTAAAAGAGAAGAAAACATTCGGGCCAATAAAAGCTGCAGTAGCGCCATTCTggaaacaatttcaaaattcaAGATAATAAAATTGACAATTTTTTATCTATATCACAACACAATTTAGCACGCATCCATCTTCTCTCTTTCAAAACTTCCGCTAGTAGCATTGACTTACTATGTCTGGCCAATTCCATAATCAATCCAGGGTAAAATTCGAGAAGCAATATTCATTTTTTCATATACACCCGCACTTATACGAGAAACTGAacacaaaaaattattgaatgTCACATTTATCTTTTAAGAAACCTACTCGTAGTTTTATTGTCTGGGCGCGTATTTATATGAAAAGAGAATGTCCTAATAAAATGGACGCCTCCCTCCCGAGTATTTATTTACATGAAGGTTGTCATAGTTACACGATATTGATTCGGTCAATCACAAGAAACATGCCGGCGATTCGTAAATACCTTGTATTTCGTCAATGTGTATTAAAAAAGCAGCCTTCAGGCCATCAATTTATTAGACTCAAATATATACGAGACGAACTGTTCGTAAAATAAGATGCACGTTGCTGGCACAATCCAGGTCGGATGAGCAGTGGGGTAGTGGGTCCATTCAACATTTATTGGAACATGGTTATACACTGTTTACAGAGTTCGGGAAATTTACAATTACGCGactttaaaataaaagtaatctCTTTTCTTGTACACACAATTTGCTTGTTGCAAATTTTATCCTCGAATTGTTTTGGTTCTCAACAAAAAGTTATCTTTTCCTCTGctttaatataaaatatttatttgcacAGATCACCTAAAATTATACCGGTAAACCAGCACGATCTCATTTACTCGAAACGAGCGTCCTCTGTTTAACCAAGAACCCGTTTGCAACAAGCGAgatcttgtttttttaagaacaacttttaaggGCGTCTTGTAAAACAAGACGTCCTTGAGAATACCTTGACGTTCATGgcgatagttttttttttcgttatggATGTTTCCTTTACATAATTATTAATCTAGTATTCCATAATAGCTAgtctaataaataataattgcTTACTTCGGATGAGTTTATTATCTTCCAAAGGCTGTCCTGGAGAGCGTTGCAAAAGCTAAAATGAACGCAACAGAAACATAAAATGGCCATCTTTCctaaagaaatttaaataaaacaaacatcTGCCTCACCTTTTCGATGAAATGCGTAAGTCTTGTTTGCTTTTCAGCTTGTTGCTCAATTTTGTGTTGTACAGCAGTTTGACCTGTTGCTTGAGAATCATCCAGGTCTTGATAGAGAAGAGATATTGGATGTTCTGCCTGAATATTTTGTGCTAATTTTTGTTCTGAAAATCTATTCTTTGAAGGCACCTTTGCCTGTGGCCGTCTATGCGAAACATACGGGTTATTTGGAGGTGCCTTTTTCAACCAATCAATGCAACGATCAGACTTCAAATGTGTGTCATCGGTTAATTGATCAGATACATGCTTGAATTGACCTTGGTGGTAAGTTTGGGGGTCACGAAACGATTTATTTTTACTGTGCATGTCGTTTACAGAACATTGGAGTAGCGTAGGGAACGACTCACTATCTCGAATGTTCGGTTGCCGTATGTTTTGTTGAGAATTGTTTTCAGGCAACACAGCACTAATTGACTTTAGCTGATCTTGAGCAGGGAGTTTAGCACGATCTATGTGTCGACCAGGGTCACTGTTAAAACATTTAAGTAAGTTTTCAAAATGTGACTGAATAGAAGTGTTTTGTTCAGATGGTATCATTAgtgattttaaaaacatatgatcATCATGAAAAGCCCCCAATTGTGAATAATTTTCGTGAACGCGAGCATTGATAGACCGTGTCGATTGGTGCCAATCAGGAATATGTTTTGGGGGGTGTTGAATATGATCGGTAGATAGCAATTCGCTTTGAAGCGTTGATGATAATTGATCTGAATTACGCTGCaactgaaaaaaagtttaaaatgcgtatttattaaaagaaactaataacaataaaaaataatagtcaTACTGCGGGTATatctttattgtttaaaagtgaTATAGTTTCCTTCCATTGTTGTTCCATTGATTTAATACGATTCATCAGTTCTCCTCTAAAAAGTAAATTGATATTACAATGACAAAGGACTGACAAAAATCTCCAAAATAATATATGATGGATAATCACTTGAAAACAACCTTTGAGAGTGCCACAATCGTTCAGCTGTTGTTAGCTCAGAAATTCTATTCTCGGCGTGATTTAACCTAAAAATATgatattattatattaaaacTAGTCGACaggtaaaaaagaaacaaaaaagattcgtcatttgaattttaataaCGTCAGCACGTCtttcactttttattttttcaattgttttttcaATCTTATCGTCCACGTCTTTcactttttatctatttaattgttttttcaaTCTTATCGTCAGCTCTTCTAAGAATTTCACTTTGGGGTTGATTTTCCAAGTACTTCGAATTTTCGTATCCTAATGAAGCGATTTCACATATCTTTTTAAGTCCAAGACCCATTCTTGGTGGCAATGACAACAGTGATCTTTCATCGTCATTGACCCGATGATCACAAGTGATGACAGGAATAAGCTGATGTCTAATCATTTCTTTAACAGATTGTAAATAAATATCCATACCAGCTATTGTTCTAATGAAATACGAAAATCGGTGTTGATATCCAGTAACAAAACACGAATATACTGCTTGTGGTTGTGTTAACGGGATTCTCATTACCTTGAAGGTTATTAAAGCTAGTTGTCATCATGCTTTTACAATATTCAGTTTTGTACTCTTGACTCCACTACTCCCAGATAACTTTCTTCTCTTGTCGAGATTTGTATATTAGTACGTCTAAATACTTCTTTCGCTTCGTTGTGATACTGTTCTTTCACTATAAACCATTATTCTGATGATGGCCTTTGGAATGTTAGGTCGAAatatcaattttaaaagaaacttttttgacTCTGTTACTTTTTAATAATGTATAAGCTCCTGGTTATATTATTTACTATCGACCATGATTTTTTGGGGTGTggataatatttaaataattggACCAACGGTTGTTATGGAGTTCCACCATCTCACCACAGCTGTTTTGTCATCGGCAAAATCCACCATGTCATCCTGTACAGTGATTTTTGAAGGTATCGTGTCAAGCAACGGTGTTATACCAAGGTTGACGCGTATATAGCTATACCAAGTGAATCTCCCTGTCGTTCCGTCCTTTGATTTCAATTGGATTCCACCAATTACAAATAACCTTCCTTGTGAGCTGTAGCAGTTGGTAACAGATGTTACAAATATCGGGCATAATATTCAAAATTATGTAGAAGAGCTTGTTTGTTGATGATATTGAATGCGTTAGATGCATCTGCAAGTATTACGGCTTCTGACTCTTTATTTGCAAACATCTGACGCATCACATGGATGGCTAATATACTTTCTTGCCCGAACTCATTTGCACTCTGCTACATACTTGAATTACGTCCTTCTTCAATACTGCCATCACGACATATTCACAAATTTTCCGCAACACTTCCCCTACACCAATGGATCGTACAACTGGTCTTTTATCTAACCGTACCAGTCTACAAGCTAAGAAACCCTTCAATGTTTCGTCTGTAATTTAACATGCACACATCCTTTTCACAACATTCGCCATAGCAACTCTTAAATCTCTTTAATTTTCACCGTAAAGTTTTGATTTGAGTGGTCTTCTCCAACCAACCGCATCCATGCCTGATGACCCAGATCCCCCTTTAGTTTATTAGATTTcaattaatatttttacaacattgaGTGACACGACACAACAGAGAACTAGAAAAATGATTTAACAGTTCAACTTGATGAATAATGTATGATGACGTACTACTTAACTACTTTAAAGCGCTAGACGATTGAAGCAATCACTTCGCTGACAGTGATGTTGCTGTCTATGGAATTTTCAATTGTTTCATGTGTCTTTTTGTTGCGAACGCAGATACCAATTGCTCTGCAAAAGGCGGACGAAACTTTTCTTCGTATCCACGCTGTCGTAATTTGTATattcgtttttcttttttcagatattagcTCCGACAGGCGTGAGAAAAACTTCTGACACTCACGTCCCATACCGTAGTAGCAGAAAATACAAGGGTTGTACTTCCACCATGTTCAATTTGTACAACCCTATCGTTACAGGCTTCCtccttctttttttcattttgcccAGTATGATTTCGTGAGTTCTTGGTTCGCATGTCGTTTAGCTAATGGATTGAACACCACGTCAAAGAATGCCATTTTACCTGCTTGCTAAACACCTCTCACACAAACATCCAATCGCCTTTCGTCTCCGACAATAGCTGTTTTCTGATCGTATTGTTCTCCCAACAGAGGTATAAATTCTGGCAGAAACTGGAGTAAAAGTTACATTACGCTTAGGCGATACAATAATTGCTGTTCCATTTGTAAACTTTGAAAGGTGACCTGAGTTGTAAAGATATGTATCGTCTTCCAGTTGAAGCTTTTAATATATGAAGTTCATTGCccataatttttgtttcttgcATCATCATTGCTGTTAAATTATATTAAACGAAATCGCCCGCTAAACTTAATTTTATTCAAATCACTATTTAAGCTTTGATAGTTAAAAGTTGCGAAATTCTTGTGTGTATACTTTATAATTGTCGATTCTTAGCTTTTTATACTAATCACGTTTCTCAAAttggatattttttaaaattgaaatttttttgatgttttgcCTTTAAAATCATATTCAGCATCATTGAATTGGTGcgtgaataaatttttaacataatCCGACATGTGAAAGTGCTGTTTTGGTGGTATTAATGTTACGGtcaaagtcttcttaatttttgacttgTACTACAAAGCCTCGGTTGCAAGCACAGATcaattagtacaaaattaaaaaacctgtTATAAGaggttgtttgtttgctgtATGAATCTGAAGAGGtaacattttattaaatttcaggtgaggatttcaaaaatcgcatttattttgtttgaaataGTTAAGAAATAGCAGCggtacatcaaagaaaactaattcAGGAAAGGTGTATTAATAAGTCATAATCATAATTAAATTATTGACGTCAAACTATTGTATTTACGTCAACATAGTGCTAATTTGCAGGCAGACAGTCATTATTATAAGGCGAtttgatattgtttttttaacaacatcttagtcaaaaagtaaaacaatttAATGTAAATCAAGTTTTGACCCACATATTATCGTATTCTACTTGCTTCTGCACCAACAGCTCATCTTTTCGTTTGATATCCTATAAACAGCATTTAAAAGAAGTCTGCATTTTGTTTTCATCCAGTAAAGTGTAAATCAATAGAACCTACCCACCGATTGGAATCGATGTTTTTGTTCTTCTAAGTTCTTTCTATGCTGTTCCAACAACTCGTTAatctaaaaattattattttgcgggtatttttttctaatagcATGTTTAACACGCCTTGCAAGTAGCATCAATACCTTCTTCTTCTGAGCCTGTCTAAGATCATTTTCAGTGCAAGCTATTTGCTTCTGGATCTCGAAAATCTGCATGTTGAACTAATAGAGAATAAGAAAATCACATAACAATGAAGACAGCATATTTTTCGCGTTGAAACCTAAAGGCCAAGGACATACACTTGTCTAATATCATTACATATATTCCATAAtacagttataatttttctacaatatacttaAAATTTGTTATAATATCGTTATAATTTCATTTGATTTCATATAatcgttgccacaacaacgctagcagataatagataatcgttgccacaacaacgctagcagataatagatctattgtcaCACAAAGAAAAGGCATTAGAAACCAGATCatcaatattattaaaatcatttaataatttgattttattcaaatattatagccatgcagcaaattTTGAGGCTAAGACGCACATGCCAGATGTTGAAATTATAcattttatagctatattataaaaaattataagaaattatgaccatattttaaacattttagtgatattatacaagtgtatcaggcccttaatacaaatttcacaaaatgtaataaaaaaacagGGGTGAAATATTATGTTGAGCTTAACATCACGTGAACTTGTTTATATACGCGTCAATTGTTTCGCTGACATTACACAGCGCAAGTTACTTCGTGATGATGTCACTCAAATATATTATTATCTTAGCAATTTTACCTCTTTTTCTAAATACCACCTAGTTTCTGAATcttgtgtagtttttaaagcgtCGAATTTGGACTTAAGCAACGTCAACTCCATTGCTTGTGTTTTCTTAATGAAAAgagtttcaataataataataataaaaaaaaacgtacCAACGCCAAGtttttagaaaattataaataaaatttacaataaaacaGAATAATTATTTGAACCTTTTCCTTTTGAACTGTATGTAACTCTATCATGAGGTGATGATTTTCTTGTTCCTTCACAGACAGAGCACTTTGTAATTCCTAGTATTATAAACGCAAATTTAAAACTCGGCGAAGTTTTTTTCGAGTTAGTGGGATAATGTAATGGACACTTATGGACACTTTTTAGTTATCaatattacttattttttatgtttaagaagCCTAACCTAAAACTTCGTTTTGCTTGAAAAGAGCCATTTTGTGGAACTTCTTAAAATTTCTACACATAAGGTATGGGTTGgtacaaaaattaataaaaattaccTCAATTTCCTTTTGCACCTTCTCAAGACAAGACTAAAGAATAATATATGCATTTTAAAGTCTGTCTCGGTCAATCGGAAAGACGCTTTTCTGCAAATATATTCGCTTTACTCAGCGCTTGCACAGAACAGTTGGGTTGACAGGTACGGCGTTTCAACCTAGCAAAACATCATCCTAGTCTAGTGTTTAGGCATGCCCAGTTGATCCCAAATGAGTCACTTTGGCCAGGCGACTTTACTTTAGGCATAAAAAATTAGGCCTTGATTTAATTGGTCGATTGATAAAGAATTAGTTGGGGAAACGAAAACTTTGGCGAGTGACGAATTAAGCTATTTGggctttttttgaaaatagaatTATATTTACTAAGAGCTACAAAATCCGATATCTAACGTGTTCATTCTTCAATTATAACGCTTGATCAAATTTATTTTCGATTTTTGACTGATACGTTagtattattaaattttttttaaactctttcTCTCTCCCcgccttttttaattaattgttATCACAGTTGTGACGTAACTATCTTCCAACTCTCTTTATTTACATATAGACGAAAGCCGTGTTAGCAGCGAGTGCGGATAAACTAACGAAAACTTTTAGAAATAGCTCAGGTACCAGcctaaaaaacatataaacaatTTTCTGGATTTATGCAGGTTGGTAGTATAGTAATTAAGTACCTTAAGATCTACGATGCGATCTTTATAATCCCTTTCTTCTTGTGCCATCTTATCTTCAAGGTGTTTATTTTCCAACTTCAATTCTGCAGTGTtctaacaaaaaacaacaacatgatttaactcaaaatttaaatttccagGGAATAATTTTGctgaaacttcatttcatccAGTAAATGGGATTATACTGACCACCAATTGACAGGGCAAGGAAATGAACAAAAATACAGCGTGCATTAAAATACATTTGTAAACCTACACCTTTTCGAGAATTttcaataaatcatttttttcttgaagAATAAATTCTTTTCCCATAAGTGATTGTTTAGCTTTTAAAATCTGTCCTTTCTCTTTTTCCATTGTTAGATTGGCATTCTGCAGTTCTTCGATTTGTTTTTTCAATGACAGCTTCTCTTGTTCAGCGTGATCACTCTACCAAAAAGACGAAAATACAGTATTGGTAATTAGCGATAAAGAAAAAGTCCTTTGCACTTTCCGAACATCCCGCAAAAACCCTAACAAATTTACGTTAAAATGGGCTTTGGCTCTGAACTATCCTTGACAGATCACTTTCTTTTAAACTCCGTGAGTTGTAGTTTGAAACATTCATTGAGAATATCAAATCCCGATTTTATATTATCACTCTTTAATTCAAACTAGAACAGAAcgtatttatttcaatttttgtttgttgaaaGGCTTCATTGATTTGCTAAAATAAGCACAGGAAGGAAAAAATACCTTAATTCACTTAAATTTCGTGCACATCTAATTTCTGCGCTTTTTGCCGCGAAAATGTATTTGTTATCGTTCACTTACTAAATCTGTTAAGCATGGCTAACAAACCATTCGAGAAAGAATTATATAGAAGTAACCTTTTCGTTTTAAACAGACTTAGACCCAGACGCCAGGTTGGGTTGTTTTGATTCTATTATGGATAAATTTCACTGCCCGAGCAGAAAACGATATAAGAAACGAGGCCTGTGCGTCTGGTCAAGCCCTTGTTTCTTAGTTCATCTGTTTATTTTGCTACCCCCGACGAGCTCTCACCTCTAAGTCCATTATAGAAAAATGATCACTTGAGGGGGGGGATCCTACAGTTACACTAGGGGAGAGCAACTTTGCCTTGACAAGTAATCCTACCACCGAAAGTTCAGT
Above is a window of Hydractinia symbiolongicarpus strain clone_291-10 chromosome 3, HSymV2.1, whole genome shotgun sequence DNA encoding:
- the LOC130636096 gene encoding A-kinase anchor protein 9-like isoform X3, producing MSSTTPEKEKYIQLESSPDALQNEKKVCVNLTQEYSQYDNNMTLTGNEQEIAYKTDLEPNNVYDGGNKMDENGILISSANSNMFMKVSHHISVLDSSIVAENTILKENIEKERFRRKHCEEHIHELQDKLLECQEQLAVAISAEKKKEVMINQLDKTLAGVVDGWKRQESVKLNLIAKLNQERNDLQTAQWTHEQVLHTFEQDLSKAVQAFEKEQEKIRNMELEHKAFSDHAEQEKLSLKKQIEELQNANLTMEKEKGQILKAKQSLMGKEFILQEKNDLLKILEKNTAELKLENKHLEDKMAQEERDYKDRIVDLKSCLEKVQKEIEELQSALSVKEQENHHLMIELHTVQKEKKTQAMELTLLKSKFDALKTTQDSETRWYLEKEFNMQIFEIQKQIACTENDLRQAQKKKINELLEQHRKNLEEQKHRFQSDIKRKDELLVQKQVEYDNMLNHAENRISELTTAERLWHSQRGELMNRIKSMEQQWKETISLLNNKDIPALQRNSDQLSSTLQSELLSTDHIQHPPKHIPDWHQSTRSINARVHENYSQLGAFHDDHMFLKSLMIPSEQNTSIQSHFENLLKCFNSDPGRHIDRAKLPAQDQLKSISAVLPENNSQQNIRQPNIRDSESFPTLLQCSVNDMHSKNKSFRDPQTYHQGQFKHVSDQLTDDTHLKSDRCIDWLKKAPPNNPYVSHRRPQAKVPSKNRFSEQKLAQNIQAEHPISLLYQDLDDSQATGQTAVQHKIEQQAEKQTRLTHFIEKLLQRSPGQPLEDNKLIRTSFQHVIPEDVDHLSLRNQNAFQKTVVKDLFDSSTNEVRSNPQRLNSDQTAQLKPLLKQERGVDTEHVLSLLKHNYSKTEQSCPVSLEKLEKVYGGHCRKSTKSSEAKQVRKKSFKSPKLNKNVASKEYRRVSKAQQQSVASTSSNAWK
- the LOC130636096 gene encoding restin homolog isoform X4, with the translated sequence MSSTTPEKEKYIQLESSPDALQNEKKVCVNLTQEYSQYDNNMTLTGNEQEIAYKTDLEPNNVYDGGNKEHTPISSIHVKDINGIREMERLREQLQCMLNPVPLSKEYSPNILNISSTSSIDTIALLRSALPESSPELQMDENGILISSANSNMFMKVSHHISVLDSSIVAENTILKENIEKERFRRKHCEEHIHELQDKLLECQEQLAVAISAEKKKEVMINQLDKSDHAEQEKLSLKKQIEELQNANLTMEKEKGQILKAKQSLMGKEFILQEKNDLLKILEKNTAELKLENKHLEDKMAQEERDYKDRIVDLKSCLEKVQKEIEELQSALSVKEQENHHLMIELHTVQKEKKTQAMELTLLKSKFDALKTTQDSETRWYLEKEFNMQIFEIQKQIACTENDLRQAQKKKINELLEQHRKNLEEQKHRFQSDIKRKDELLVQKQVEYDNMLNHAENRISELTTAERLWHSQRGELMNRIKSMEQQWKETISLLNNKDIPALQRNSDQLSSTLQSELLSTDHIQHPPKHIPDWHQSTRSINARVHENYSQLGAFHDDHMFLKSLMIPSEQNTSIQSHFENLLKCFNSDPGRHIDRAKLPAQDQLKSISAVLPENNSQQNIRQPNIRDSESFPTLLQCSVNDMHSKNKSFRDPQTYHQGQFKHVSDQLTDDTHLKSDRCIDWLKKAPPNNPYVSHRRPQAKVPSKNRFSEQKLAQNIQAEHPISLLYQDLDDSQATGQTAVQHKIEQQAEKQTRLTHFIEKLLQRSPGQPLEDNKLIRTSFQHVIPEDVDHLSLRNQNAFQKTVVKDLFDSSTNEVRSNPQRLNSDQTAQLKPLLKQERGVDTEHVLSLLKHNYSKTEQSCPVSLEKLEKVYGGHCRKSTKSSEAKQVRKKSFKSPKLNKNVASKEYRRVSKAQQQSVASTSSNAWK
- the LOC130636096 gene encoding uncharacterized protein LOC130636096 isoform X2, whose product is MSSTTPEKEKYIQLESSPDALQNEKKVCVNLTQEYSQYDNNMTLTGNEQEIAYKTDLEPNNVYDGGNKEHTPISSIHVKDINGIREMERLREQLQCMLNPVPLSKEYSPNILNISSTSSIDTIALLRSALPESSPELQMDENGILISSANSNMFMKVSHHISVLDSSIVAENTILKENIEKERFRRKHCEEHIHELQDKLLECQEQLAVAISAEKKKEVMINQLDKTLAGVVDGWKRQESVKLNLIAKLNQERNDLQTAQWTHEQVLHTFEQDLSKAVQAFEKEQEKIRNMELEHKAFSDHAEQEKLSLKKQIEELQNANLTMEKEKGQILKAKQSLMGKEFILQEKNDLLKILEKNTAELKLENKHLEDKMAQEERDYKDRIVDLKSCLEKVQKEIEELQSALSVKEQENHHLMIELHTVQKEKFNMQIFEIQKQIACTENDLRQAQKKKINELLEQHRKNLEEQKHRFQSDIKRKDELLVQKQVEYDNMLNHAENRISELTTAERLWHSQRGELMNRIKSMEQQWKETISLLNNKDIPALQRNSDQLSSTLQSELLSTDHIQHPPKHIPDWHQSTRSINARVHENYSQLGAFHDDHMFLKSLMIPSEQNTSIQSHFENLLKCFNSDPGRHIDRAKLPAQDQLKSISAVLPENNSQQNIRQPNIRDSESFPTLLQCSVNDMHSKNKSFRDPQTYHQGQFKHVSDQLTDDTHLKSDRCIDWLKKAPPNNPYVSHRRPQAKVPSKNRFSEQKLAQNIQAEHPISLLYQDLDDSQATGQTAVQHKIEQQAEKQTRLTHFIEKLLQRSPGQPLEDNKLIRTSFQHVIPEDVDHLSLRNQNAFQKTVVKDLFDSSTNEVRSNPQRLNSDQTAQLKPLLKQERGVDTEHVLSLLKHNYSKTEQSCPVSLEKLEKVYGGHCRKSTKSSEAKQVRKKSFKSPKLNKNVASKEYRRVSKAQQQSVASTSSNAWK
- the LOC130636096 gene encoding polyamine-modulated factor 1-binding protein 1-like isoform X1, which encodes MSSTTPEKEKYIQLESSPDALQNEKKVCVNLTQEYSQYDNNMTLTGNEQEIAYKTDLEPNNVYDGGNKEHTPISSIHVKDINGIREMERLREQLQCMLNPVPLSKEYSPNILNISSTSSIDTIALLRSALPESSPELQMDENGILISSANSNMFMKVSHHISVLDSSIVAENTILKENIEKERFRRKHCEEHIHELQDKLLECQEQLAVAISAEKKKEVMINQLDKTLAGVVDGWKRQESVKLNLIAKLNQERNDLQTAQWTHEQVLHTFEQDLSKAVQAFEKEQEKIRNMELEHKAFSDHAEQEKLSLKKQIEELQNANLTMEKEKGQILKAKQSLMGKEFILQEKNDLLKILEKNTAELKLENKHLEDKMAQEERDYKDRIVDLKSCLEKVQKEIEELQSALSVKEQENHHLMIELHTVQKEKKTQAMELTLLKSKFDALKTTQDSETRWYLEKEFNMQIFEIQKQIACTENDLRQAQKKKINELLEQHRKNLEEQKHRFQSDIKRKDELLVQKQVEYDNMLNHAENRISELTTAERLWHSQRGELMNRIKSMEQQWKETISLLNNKDIPALQRNSDQLSSTLQSELLSTDHIQHPPKHIPDWHQSTRSINARVHENYSQLGAFHDDHMFLKSLMIPSEQNTSIQSHFENLLKCFNSDPGRHIDRAKLPAQDQLKSISAVLPENNSQQNIRQPNIRDSESFPTLLQCSVNDMHSKNKSFRDPQTYHQGQFKHVSDQLTDDTHLKSDRCIDWLKKAPPNNPYVSHRRPQAKVPSKNRFSEQKLAQNIQAEHPISLLYQDLDDSQATGQTAVQHKIEQQAEKQTRLTHFIEKLLQRSPGQPLEDNKLIRTSFQHVIPEDVDHLSLRNQNAFQKTVVKDLFDSSTNEVRSNPQRLNSDQTAQLKPLLKQERGVDTEHVLSLLKHNYSKTEQSCPVSLEKLEKVYGGHCRKSTKSSEAKQVRKKSFKSPKLNKNVASKEYRRVSKAQQQSVASTSSNAWK
- the LOC130636096 gene encoding uncharacterized protein LOC130636096 isoform X5, encoding MERLREQLQCMLNPVPLSKEYSPNILNISSTSSIDTIALLRSALPESSPELQMDENGILISSANSNMFMKVSHHISVLDSSIVAENTILKENIEKERFRRKHCEEHIHELQDKLLECQEQLAVAISAEKKKEVMINQLDKTLAGVVDGWKRQESVKLNLIAKLNQERNDLQTAQWTHEQVLHTFEQDLSKAVQAFEKEQEKIRNMELEHKAFSDHAEQEKLSLKKQIEELQNANLTMEKEKGQILKAKQSLMGKEFILQEKNDLLKILEKNTAELKLENKHLEDKMAQEERDYKDRIVDLKSCLEKVQKEIEELQSALSVKEQENHHLMIELHTVQKEKKTQAMELTLLKSKFDALKTTQDSETRWYLEKEFNMQIFEIQKQIACTENDLRQAQKKKINELLEQHRKNLEEQKHRFQSDIKRKDELLVQKQVEYDNMLNHAENRISELTTAERLWHSQRGELMNRIKSMEQQWKETISLLNNKDIPALQRNSDQLSSTLQSELLSTDHIQHPPKHIPDWHQSTRSINARVHENYSQLGAFHDDHMFLKSLMIPSEQNTSIQSHFENLLKCFNSDPGRHIDRAKLPAQDQLKSISAVLPENNSQQNIRQPNIRDSESFPTLLQCSVNDMHSKNKSFRDPQTYHQGQFKHVSDQLTDDTHLKSDRCIDWLKKAPPNNPYVSHRRPQAKVPSKNRFSEQKLAQNIQAEHPISLLYQDLDDSQATGQTAVQHKIEQQAEKQTRLTHFIEKLLQRSPGQPLEDNKLIRTSFQHVIPEDVDHLSLRNQNAFQKTVVKDLFDSSTNEVRSNPQRLNSDQTAQLKPLLKQERGVDTEHVLSLLKHNYSKTEQSCPVSLEKLEKVYGGHCRKSTKSSEAKQVRKKSFKSPKLNKNVASKEYRRVSKAQQQSVASTSSNAWK